One window of the Melospiza georgiana isolate bMelGeo1 chromosome 14, bMelGeo1.pri, whole genome shotgun sequence genome contains the following:
- the MMP2 gene encoding 72 kDa type IV collagenase — protein sequence MKTHIGHGFVFKVLFVQVYLFHRTLAAPSPIIKFPGDSTPKTDKELAVQYLNKYYGCPKDSCNLFVLKDTLKKMQKFFGLPETGDLDQNTIETMKKPRCGNPDVANYNFFARKPKWEKNHITYRIIGYTPDLDPETVDDAFARAFQVWSDVTPLRFNRIHDGEADIMINFGRWEHGDGYPFDGKDGLLAHAFAPGPGIGGDSHFDDDELWTLGEGQVVRVKYGNADGEYCKFPFWFNGKEYNSCTDAGRSDGFLWCSTTQDFDTDGKYGFCPHESLFTMGGNGDGQPCKFPFKFQGQSYEQCTTEGRTDGYRWCGTTEDYDRDKKYGFCPETAMSTVGGNSEGAPCVFPFIFLGNKYESCTSAGRSDGKLWCASTSSYDDDRKWGFCPDQGYSLFLVAAHEFGHAMGLEHSEDPGALMAPIYTYTKNFRLSQDDIKGIQELYEVSPDVGPGPGPGPGPQPTLGPVTPELCKHEIVFDGVAQIRGEIFFFKDRFMWRTINPRGKPTGPLLVATFWPDLPEKIDAVYEAPQDEKSVFFSGNEYWVYSASNLDRGYPKKLSSLGLPPDVQRVDAAFNWGRNKRTYIFAGDRYWKYNEEKKKMELASPKFIADSWNGVPDNLDAVLGLGDSGYTYFFKDQYYLQMEDKSLKIVKIGKISSDWLGC from the exons ATGAAGACTCACATTGGCCATGGCTTCGTTTTTAAAGTGCTATTCGTCCAAGTTTATCTTTTTCACAGAACTTTGGCCGCGCCGTCACCAATCATTAAGTTTCCTGGAGACAGCACTCCCAAAACAGACAAAGAGCTAGCAGTG CAATACCTGAATAAATACTATGGCTGCCCAAAAGACAGTTGCAATTTATTTGTCCTGAAAGATACCctgaagaaaatgcagaaattttttGGGCTGCCTGAAACAGGAGATCTGGATCAAAATACTATTGAGACAATGAAGAAACCCCGCTGTGGTAACCCTGATGTAGCCAATTACAACTTTTTTGCAAGAAAGCCAAAATGGGAAAAGAATCATATAACATACAG GATTATAGGCTACACCCCGGATTTGGACCCTGAGACAGTGGATGATGCCTTTGCTCGAGCCTTTCAAGTCTGGAGTGATGTCACACCACTGAGATTTAACCGGATACACGATGGAGAAGCAGACATTATGATTAATTTTGGTCGATGGG AACATGGTGATGGCTATCCCTTTGATGGCAAGGATGGTCTCCTGGCTCATGCCTTTGCACCAGGACCAGGAATTGGAGGAGACTCCCATTTTGATGATGATGAGCTGTGGACTCTTGGGGAGGGACAAG TGGTCAGAGTGAAGTATGGAAATGCAGATGGTGAATATTGCAAGTTTCCCTTCTGGTTCAATGGCAAGGAGTACAACAGCTGCACAGATGCAGGACGCAGCGATGGATTCCTCTGGTGCTCCACAACCCAAGACTTCGATACAGATGGGAAATATGGATTTTGTCCCCATGAGT CGCTTTTTACAATGGGTGGCAATGGTGATGGGCAGCCATGCAAATTTCCCTTCAAGTTCCAAGGCCAGTCCTACGAGCAGTGCACGACAGAGGGCAGGACAGACGGGTACCGATGGTGTGGGACCACTGAGGACTACGACAGGGATAAGAAATACGGATTCTGCCCAGAGACTG CCATGTCCACAGTTGGTGGGAATTCCGAGGGAGCTCCCTGTGTGTTCCCCTTCATCTTCCTCGGGAACAAGTACGAGTCGTGCACGAGCGCGGGGCGCAGCGACGGCAAGCTCTGGTGCGCGTCCACCAGCAGCTACGACGACGACCGCAAGTGGGGCTTCTGTCCCGACCAAG GGTACAGTCTCTTCTTGGTTGCTGCCCATGAGTTTGGCCATGCAATGGGATTAGAGCACTCCGAGGACCCAGGGGCTCTCATGGCCCCCATCTACACCTACACCAAGAACTTCAGGCTCTCTCAGGATGACATCAAAGGGATCCAGGAGCTGTATG AGGTGTCACCTGATGTGGGGCCAGGACCAGGACCAGGACCAGGCCCACAGCCAACCCTGGGACCTGTCACTCCAGAGCTCTGCAAGCATGAAATTGTGTTTGATGGAGTCGCACAAATTagaggagaaatatttttcttcaaagatAG ATTCATGTGGAGGACTATAAACCCCCGAGGAAAACCCACAGGTCCTCTTCTTGTTGCTACATTCTGGCCTGATCTGCCAGAGAAAATCGATGCTGTCTATGAGGCCCCTCAGGACGAGAAGTCTGTGTTTTTCTCAG GAAATGAGTACTGGGTTTATTCAGCCAGCAACCTGGACAGGGGCTATCCAAAGAagctcagcagcctggggctgccccctGATGTGCAGCGTGTGGATGCAGCCTTTAACTGGGGCAGGAACAAGAGGACATACATTTTTGCTGGAGACAGATACTGGAA GTacaatgaagaaaagaagaaaatggagcTTGCATCCCCTAAATTCATTGCTGACTCTTGGAATGGTGTTCCAGATAACCTCGATGCTGTCCTGGGCCTTGGCGACAGTG gATATACCTACTTTTTCAAAGATCAGTACTATCTACAAATGGAAGACAAGAGTTTGAAGATTGTTAAAATTGGCAAGATAAGCTCTGACTGGTTGGGTTGCTGA